A genomic window from Pyxicephalus adspersus chromosome 2, UCB_Pads_2.0, whole genome shotgun sequence includes:
- the SFXN1 gene encoding sideroflexin-1 translates to MSGELPLNINIKEPRWDQSTFVGRAKHFFTVTDPRNILLSNDQLEHARQIVHDYRHGVVKPGLTEDELWRAKYVYDSAFHPDTGEKMILIGRMSAQVPMNMTITGCMMTFYRTTPAVIFWQWINQSFNAIVNYTNRSGDAPITGSQLGTAYVSATTGAVATALGLNALTKHVSPLIGRFVPFAAVAAANCINIPLMRQRELKYGIPVTDENGNRLGESANAAKQAITQVVVSRILMAAPGMAIPPFIMNSLEKKAFLKRFPWMSAPIQVGLVGFCLVFATPLCCALFPQKSSMSVSRLEPELQAYIKENNPGLERVYFNKGL, encoded by the exons ATGTCAGGTGAACTGCCATTAAATATTAACATCAAGGAGCCTCGCTGGGACCAAAGTACATTTGTTGGAAGAGCTAAACATTTCTTCACAGTAACTGACCCCAGAAACATCCTTCTGTCAAATGACCAACTGGAGCATGCTAGGCAAATTGTTCACGACTACAG acatgGTGTTGTAAAGCCAGGGCTCACTGAAGATGAACTGTGGAGAGCAAAGTATGTCTATGATTCTGCCTTTCACCCTGACACTGGTGAAAAGATGATTCTGATTGGAAGGATGTCAGCTCAGGTACCAATGAACATGACCATCACTGGGTGCATGATGACCTTTTATAG aacAACGCCAGCCGTGATCTTTTGGCAGTGGATTAACCAGTCTTTTAATGCCATCGTTAACTATACAAATAGAAGTGGAGATGCTCCCATCACCGGAAG CCAACTGGGAACAGCTTATGTTTCTGCCACCACAGGTGCTGTTGCCACAGCTCTAGGACTTAACGCACTAACCAAG catgtttCACCTCTAATAGGAAGATTTGTTCcttttgctgctgttgctgctgctaaCTGTATCAACATCCCATTAATGAGACAACG ggAATTAAAGTATGGTATACCGGTCACAGATGAGAATGGAAATCGACTTGGAGAATCTGCTAATGCTGCTAAACAAGCCATCACTCAGGTGGTTGTCTCCAGGATCCTGATGGCTGCTCCTGGAATGG CTATTCCTCCATTTATAATGAACAGTTTGGAAAAGAAAGCATTTCTTAAG CGGTTTCCATGGATGAGTGCCCCTATACAAGTAGGATTAGTGGGATTCTG ttTGGTATTTGCGACACCACTTTGCTGTGCTTTATTTCCCCAAAAGAG TTCAATGTCTGTGTCACGCCTGGAGCCTGAACTTCAAGCATACATCAAGGAAAACAATCCAGGGCTGGAGAGAGTCTACTTTAATAAAGGATTGTAG